The DNA region GTCATTCAAGGGGGAGGAATTTGACAGTCAGACCGGTTCAAATACcagcgccagatagctcagttggtagagcacctgactagagattcagggggcctggATTTTAATCCCGGTCTGGTCCAtaattatttctcccatcccgatACACAATATTATTTAAACTCTTATTCAGAAGCAAGGTGATTCTTTGCATTCATAAATTAACCCTAACAATTACGAAATTATAGGAGGATATATATTGACATATTTCCCTATAATAGTAGCACTTACCCTCTCCTATTTTGTCAATAACCACAAAATGGTGATCAACTTCTGGAACAAACTCATATAAACACTCAATCTCCTCCTGTACATCATCtgcaagatatatatataacaattaaatcTTTCTTTAAGATATCCTTCGTGTATTTCACTGTGttcaaaaatttttaataaGCAGAATGAAGTGTTATTCCATTATGTATGAAACAATTAATCTAAAttccaaaaatgtttaaaatagtaaaaaaaaaaaaaattgacagaaaaaaatcttctaaagagtcaattatattaaatgttgttttttttatacagatctATAGAAagtaacatttataatttggcttatttttggaaaatgccagtttttttttatctagaatttgaaaaaaaaatgcccaTATTTACATTCTGTCAATCATAAGATTAAATCTCAAATTTCCAACATACATGGTAAAGACTTGATGTCTGGTGATAATACTGCAGATTTCAACTTTTTTGGAGATGAGCAGGTTTCTTCCAGTTCCTCCTCGACGTAATGAGACCCAGGAGCTCCACTTACATTCTCTGTTCGACTGAATGTAGGATTTGTCAAACTGGCTGGATTGCTGAAACCCCCATACGACAAACTGGCTGGTATATCGtctttcattatttctcccattctctcatccattttttttatataagttgATAAGTATTCTGTATACTGTATGGGATGGCGTGTTATAGCTTAATATTTAGCAAACTTCATCTGAAAAAGTAGCAGAAAGAATATAAATATTACTATTATCTATGAACCTTTATATGTTAACTAGGCCTATGATAGATTTACACATTTTCGATTTGTTTTTACAACAGAAAATTACATTAGATTTAAAAGGCATTTTCGCACAGTCAAATCCGAGAATACAATCTTATCATTACAACTGTACAGTTTTTGGTATAAAACATTAGCATACATAATCACTTTCATAGATAATAGAGTCTATGTAATGTAGATCTGAAGTCTACTGCAGTAAACACTGCAAGTCTATATACTATCATAGCGTACATACCTCGGTCGATTGAAGCAGGAGAGTGAGGAAAGATAAGAAATTCGGCACAATATATTTAGCTAATGCGTTTAAATACGCATGGACGGCTGTGGGTAAACCAATGGatataatatacaaagaaaATTGTCGTTTTCCCCTGTTGTCTGTTACAAATAAAGCGCCAACCGTTTCGCGGCCAATCAATTTACATTGTTCTATGTTATCTGTATCCCGAGCCCGATTCATTGGTCTGTACCTTTCTGCAATCAATCGCTACATAAATACAGTTGGACTTAGTCACCAGATTGATTAGTtcaaaatataagtaatgaaGATAATATAAGATGCTCACTgttatttattgaaaacaattgaCCTAATTAtaagttgttggtttttttaaatttgtgttttaataagaaatttacaCTGAACCTTCAAAACAAGGCCCATTGGCAAAGAAAAACACCTTTATAAATTATCGACACAACAGAAGGAACGACATATAGACAAACATATGATTACATCTAATGACAGCATATAGAGACCGTCGCTGACTCATTGTAGTTAAATCATTAAGTTACCGTGGTTACTGCATGTTACTGTGGTTACCCGATTCGAGGAGGTTCTGACTTCAGTCAGGTCAATATTCCTGTGTAGATGACAACAATTAATTTACTCCGACATATTATTTGTCCAATAATAAGATCAATCGGCATGCCCTTACTTGATTTTTCTTGAATAATTGATTGCTACTTCtcataaaatattcaacataaatcgccggtaaaagttttaaaatattagaaaacaGTAACTATACTAAGAAACTTCGTGGGATACGCATTTATTGCCTAATTTTGCAAATATTGgtcaaataataaataatcgTACAAAATACAGTTATCTGAGTAATTTCactactttgattttttttactgtaaaatcaGCGGGCGTGTTATATATtactaattttaaaatgtgtacattGTAATCGTTTTGCTATTTACATATGCGTTTTCGTGATGCCGGTACAGGTTGAAAAAGGTAGTTCTATCAGAATTGTTATAAATTCTCATCTTTACCATAAAATGAGTTACCGTGGCTTACGATTagaattacattgattttaattctCAATATTGCGAACGTTATCATCGTCATTAAGCGAATTAGCAGCTACAAGTATATACGGTAAGTTAAATCAGGctcccacttttttgggagtatgtaaaaaattgatatgaaaataaggaaaggaggagtgaaattgaagttatatacttataccccccccccccccggattaggattttgaagattttaggAAAGTTTtaatttcccccttttttttttattcttttttttttgcttgtcaagattttttggatgagtctgcccccccccccctttcaaaaacgatgctacgtgtctgtAAATGGCTCTTTGTATTATTATGACCAAGCTAATTTAATATATCAATGACATAAAACAGTGAAAGgtctaatgaaattaaacaatgtAGGATTAAATGACATATCAAGGGATTATCAGGGATCTAATGACATTGAACAGCGAGGGATCTAATGACATTGAACAGTGAGGGATCTAATGACATTGAACAGTGAGGGTCTATGTATGACATTGCACAGTGGAGGAACAAATGACATTGAACAGTGAGGGATCTAATGACATTGAACAGTGAGGAATTCAATGACATTGATTCGTTGGGGACCTAATGATATTGATCAATGGGGGATGTAATGAACAGTGAGGGTTGTAATGATATTGAACGGTAAGGTATCTAATGACATTTATCAGTGAGGAAACTAATGACATTTATCAGTGAGGGACCTAATGACATTGATCAGCGAGGGACCTAATGACATTGAATAGTGAGGGATCTAATGACATTGAACAGCGAGGGATCTAATGACATTGAACAGTGAGGGGTCTATATAATGACATTGAACAATGGGGGACCAAATGACATTGAACAGTGAGGGATTTAATGACATTGAACAGCGAGGGATCTAATGACATTGAACAGCGAGAGGTCTATATAATGACATTGAACAGTGGGGGAACAAATGACATTGAACAGTGAGGGATTTAATGACATTGAACAGCGAGGGATCTAATTACATTGAACAGCGAGGGGTCTATATAATGACATTGAACAGTGGGGGAACAAATGACATTGAACAGTGAAGGATCTAATGACATTGAACAGTGAGGGATTTAATGACATTGAACAGCGAGGGATCTAATGACATAGAACAGCGAGGGATCTAATGACATTGAACAATGAGATGTTTAAAGACATTGATCAGTGGGGGATCTTATGACATTGAACAATTAGGGATCTGATGATTTTGGACAGTGAGGGATTCAATGACATAAAACAGTGTAAGATTGAACAGTGGGATTCAATGACATTGAACAGTGAAAGGTCAACTGACATTGAACATTGACATACTAAGTGACATTGAACAGTAAAGGATTTAATGAAACTAAAAACGAGAGATTAAATGACATTGAACAGTGAGGGATTTATTGACATTGAACAGTGAGAGATTAAATGACATTAAACAGTGAAATGTTTAATGAAACGAAAAAGGAGATGTTAAAGGACATTGAACAGTGAGGGATTTATTGACTTTGAACAGTGAGGGACCTAATGACATTAAACTGTGGGAGACCTTATGACATTGCACAGTGGGGGAACAAATGACATTGAACAGTGAGGAATTCAATGACATTGATCAGTGGGGGTGTAATGACATTGAAAAGTGGGGGAACAAATGACATTGAACAGCGAGGGATTTAATGACATTGGACAGTAAGAGATCAAATGACATTAAACAGTGAGGGGTTTAATGAAACGAAAAACGAGATATTAAAGGACATTGAGCAGTGACGGATCGGATTTATTGACATTGAACAGTGAGGGACCAAATGGCATTGAACCGTGGGAGACCTAATGACATTGAACCGTGGGGGATCAAATGACATTGAACAGTGAGGGATTTAATAAAACTGAACAGTCAGGAATCTCATCGACACTCTGCATGCGGTTATTAGTCTACATGTACAAGCTCCATCTTTGTTGAGAGATGGGTATATGTGGTCAAGCTTCTGTAGGTTTTCACGATGTGAGGGATTTTATTAAAGTGAACAGTGAGAGATTCAGTTTATTTTAACTACGTGGGTCGCTAAATCGCTAAAGTGCATGCATgactaaatgaaaaaaaaaaaccatgaattGACAAACAGCTTGTAGCTGTCTTTTTATTTGCATGTAATCATTTTGCGATAACAGTGATAACAGTATAAGACAGCTTATAAAGGTAACAACGGAACATGTTAGTTATGACATACATAGAAAATCAATGAATAAATGAGCAGTTTCAGTATTAACATGCATGCGTGCAAATAAtcacggatataaggatttgaaACAATATCTTGATTTTTGAGCAgtttgaataaagaaaagtttCCTGGCACCAGTTaagtttatgattttttttccctgAATATCTTTCAGCGATGAAAGGGCAATATGATAACATACTTTTCTCCGCCCTCCCCTCGGGCTTCACCTTACCGGAACCCTTCTCTTCGCCATCAAAACTATCTGTACAAACAACAGTATCAACACcgtgaatatatatataccggtatatgatgCTTGTCGGGTGACTTTCACCGAAATCGTTGCTAACTGAATGATATAAATGTTACCAGACATGTCTTAACCAAATATTACTCAGTAAATTTTCGTACACGAgtcaatattatacatgtagtacattttaaaattttaaacaataacttaAATTGCAATGACAACAAAAGTTCAACATATAGTATTGAACTATCAACACATAACTGTATTGCAATGGAAACATAGCTTTTTAAGAGGTGTTTCAAAAGTTAAGGTACACCGTTTAGCTATGAATGCCCTAAGCAAATGCGCTTCCCAAATTAGTGTTTTTAATCAGTCGAATCTTTGGCTATCAAATTAAATGCCTTATAACTGTAAAGATCTCTGCAGGAAGTGACGAAATTCGAGATTGTTTTAAACGACACTAATTTGTATTTTCCTGAACAGTATAGGTGATACGTTATTATGACAAACACTGTGTATGACAtgcatttaaatcaaaattaactgTTTTCGGTTAAGAGAAAGTGGACTACTACTGGCTGATGTACAACTTATTAATTTTAGAGTACATGTTTTGGTATATTTAACTGATTTAAATTGAAACGCCCATAGTAACAGGTTTTAAAACACGTATAAAGTAATGCCATTTTTCACTGTTGGTCACTTTGTTCTTTGTAGGCGTGCATCAGTGACAATAGTATCAAAACCTATCATCTTGTCCCTCTGTGTTTGTGAAGGACAGCTTTCGTCGTCTTTCCTGTAGGAAGTCAACGAAATCCTCTAGGGAGGGGATCAGACCGTGGAGCCCCGCCCTGGTCTCTGGCTGTCTGTACAGATCACCACCCACCCCCGCCCTGGTCTCTGGCTGTCTGTACAGAGCCCCACCCACTCCAAGGGTGACGGCAGAGAGGTGCGGGGAGTTGCATGACACTGATTCATCGCCGGACGGGTGACAGGTGGACGACATGCGTTTGGGGACACTCACTTTGTGTTTCAGGGTCTTAATTCTCCATGAATCTGTTTGATTTGCATTTCGCTGTGTCGCTGGTCCATAATTTGAGTTAAATTCGTAATAATACTGGTCACCATGTACCGtttgatttacatttttatactgAATCCTATTACAATTCTCATCAAAAGACATTTCACTGCTGTCTACTGAGATCACATCGAAGGATGAATGCTGGTCTATCTCACCCAATCGTTCACTTCCTATAATTCGTGGTCCCTGGGTGTTTTCACTATAGATTTTCATTCTCGTTAATTTGTGCTGTGGTCCAAAGCTACGAACGCgcgttttgttttttgtaagtTCTGGAGCGCTGTTGACATGACGATTTACATCGGATGACGTAATGAGACGGGGGTCTTTGATCAATTTCTCCGGCATCAGGACTTTAACCAGCTGATTACCGGGAGAAGGAACCACTCCTGCTGGTGTTTCCCAATTTTTCCGTGTCCTGTCACGCGTTGAGCGATAGCCAGCCATAGAACAGTTCGACCCTCCAGTTTTACTGGATACAACAGATATCCCAGAATCCGGATCCACATAGCTAATACAGCTTCCGGACTCGTGCTCGGAGTCCCAGGATCCGGTCGCTCTCTCCCCACGGCTGGGTCTGTGTTGTGGGTGCGGCGTCACGGATACATTGACCTCCTTGCTGTACACGGGACTGTTGGGGTCATGCAGACTGTGAACGTGAGGGGCCGGTACTTCTGTAGACCGGAGTTGTCTCCTCCTGCGTCCCGTCGTCAGCGCGTCATGGTGACGTAGATGGAGCAGACGAAACCTGGCCCTTGACAAGGAATTACGACACTTCCGGTTAATGAAGGCGATGACGATTCCCATGATGATGAGGACGGAGACGAAGGTGGCGATCAAGAGGTAGGTGTCCCGGGTTTGGACCGGAAGCGAGTTGTCTGGCCGGATGTAGAATGGCGTCGTCGTCCCGTTTTGTGCGGTGATCGAAGTCATGTTACCGGAAGCATTGCCGGCTATTTCTGCCCAGAGAGATCATTCTGTCTCTTCTATTCTGATCCCCAGTGTCATTTGGTCAGGTATATGGctgtaaatatatatgagaatgttgtaaatttttaatatatacatgtatacgtgaCACTTAATTGCGAGTACACCTTGTCGACTGACGTGCGATAAATAGAATATACACGTACCTTGTGTCTATGTGCTTGCCTGGAGCATTCATAGATTAACTTGAAATTCTAGTATATCTATAATAATTCTTTATCAATGCAGAATATAAACTTCTCAGAaggtaaaatttgattttcaaaaaagaacaaaaaattaacCTGCTATACATACCCAGAAAAAAGTTAATATCCGAAGATATGTAATATATAGTGCGCTGTTTATTTTGAGCTAACTGTGACGCTGGGGCAGAAATTGACGATTTTCTGGCTTCTTGTGTCCAGTGGACGGGGCGCATTGTTTGGGGGAGAATAGAGTTTCCTTGGCGATCCAACAGATGTTCTGATTCGTCCTCCATCGTACATGAAACGCAGGCTGAGTCACCGCTGTGAATGAAGATCTGAACAGATCGCTCAAAATCGATCAAGATTTCACAAAAGTAAATTTCTCAGGACGGTGTCAATAGGCCATGATAGAAAATCCttatatgattttgtttgtattcaaaaatattgtgcatgcaattaatgaaaaatatttatcagatataacaagtaaatgtatattataCCAAAACCGGTATATCCTGTATTTCATAGGTTTTAAGGGATTGATCAAGCGACCAACCCTCGAGTATCCCTATTCCCCTCATGCTGTCAACAGAACCCTGTTACTAGTGTATGGATCTTACCAATTAACAGTTTTCGACATTTCACGAAGATGGCGAAACGAATTATCAtttgacatatacatgtatttttaatctTATAGATCCATTATAGCTTTCTGCCCAACTGGTGTGTATAGTTGTACATGTCGATAGTTTGTAAAATGATACACAGCATGGCAATGTAAAACGTCGGtgttttatagttttttttatcttttttttttttgggggggtggtAATGTCGTgttgtgaattttgtatttCACACGACAGTGAGAACATTATGTGCAAAACGGTCTCCATTTCATTTaacttaaatattaaatttcatataaTGCCATgcaagatatataaatatacctaTAATGGTGATGGGGGTATATCGtatgcatcaaattttcatAGTTTACAAAGTTTAGGCCCGCCCTCTTTTAAACGGCCTCATATTATATTCAATAATTGACTTCACTTGAAAACTATACAACTACGAGCTGTCATAATCCAAATACTTACTATGTAAACAACACCAGTAACTGATATTCTATATATGAAAGGAATAGTTTTCCGAGATTTACATACGTCAATCAAAGTTTATCGCCATTATATATAATTCACATTCGTAAACTATAAGGTTTATGTACAACTGTCTGGTcatattttaaatctaaatactgtaaactataattttctttttaaggtaggaacgtacatgtatcaatgatttaagaaaaaaaatctaatgacAACTAtgaccattttaacaagaccttggactttcggtaggacgtagaccttggactttcggtaggacgtaGCTATTCATTTCTTGCATCATAACAAGTTAAGAAtaacgctggtttcaagtgagaTATACACATATTACAAAAGCCAggcaaatcttgttgatttcaaa from Crassostrea angulata isolate pt1a10 chromosome 7, ASM2561291v2, whole genome shotgun sequence includes:
- the LOC128157458 gene encoding uncharacterized protein LOC128157458, which translates into the protein MTSITAQNGTTTPFYIRPDNSLPVQTRDTYLLIATFVSVLIIMGIVIAFINRKCRNSLSRARFRLLHLRHHDALTTGRRRRQLRSTEVPAPHVHSLHDPNSPVYSKEVNVSVTPHPQHRPSRGERATGSWDSEHESGSCISYVDPDSGISVVSSKTGGSNCSMAGYRSTRDRTRKNWETPAGVVPSPGNQLVKVLMPEKLIKDPRLITSSDVNRHVNSAPELTKNKTRVRSFGPQHKLTRMKIYSENTQGPRIIGSERLGEIDQHSSFDVISVDSSEMSFDENCNRIQYKNVNQTVHGDQYYYEFNSNYGPATQRNANQTDSWRIKTLKHKVSVPKRMSSTCHPSGDESVSCNSPHLSAVTLGVGGALYRQPETRAGVGGDLYRQPETRAGLHGLIPSLEDFVDFLQERRRKLSFTNTEGQDDRF